Genomic window (Neurospora crassa OR74A linkage group VI, whole genome shotgun sequence):
TATGTACTTGTACACAGCGGGTcagtaggtacgtaccttcAACAGCCCCTTGACGCTGTCCCGCTGCCTGCCAGGAGGTGCCTGCTGCCTGCCCCCGCCTTTTCCCCTCGACTCCGGACCTCTACCACTGCCTGCCCCGCCTGCCCAACCTTCTGCTCGCCCCACCTGCGACCTCCCGTCGTTATCCAATGTCCCAGCAACAGTCAACCATCCATTCGTCTTTCCCCTTCGATTCTAAAGCCTGAACTTCAAGGCAATCCCATACCAGATCGACCACCTCGAATTGTTGGACTTTGTACATTTCCCGGCCAGACTTTCCACTTCTCGGTTTCCCTCAGTATCTACCGGATTCCAACTTGTATTTAAGCTAGCTCTCCCCCCGTTGTCTGTTTTAAGCGCAGCAATACACCGACCACCGACGACTATAATCCATCCCGCCCTACCCTCACCAccaggcttttttttttggaaggCCAAGGTCGCTTCactaaaatactttatattgcACGCTCACGCGCGAGCTATATTCTTTCGGCACTATGGATTCCGAACACTTTGGAGGTCGTACTGACGACGACCTCTTCGCCGACGACTTCGAGCCCGTAGCGCCCGAGGAGCAGGTCGCGACCATGTCTACGGAAACAGGAACGCCCGTACAAGACACGGACATCACGAGTCCTGCTTCCACTGCCGTGGAATCCCCTCAATCGTTGGAGTCAGCGCCTGTCCAGAAGTCCACCCCCGCGCCTCAAGCACCCAAAGGACTTGCCAACTCGCGTCACGCACCCAAAGGTCCTGAGAAGCAACCACGCAACAACAATCGTCACCCCaaagccaacaacaacgtcaacaacaacgccgGCAACAACAGCGCGACTCAgtctcaacaacagcagtcCACCTCCAGCACACCTCCCTCCGCCCCTAAAGAATTTCGCGAGAAAGAAGCCAGGGATAAGGAAGCTGGCCGTAACACTGCAAGTGTCTCATCGGCCGCTAGAATTGGTTCCGGGGCGAATCCACGCACCAAACTTACTGAAGACGAACTGGCAGCcaagatggagaagatgcGTATTATGGCCGCTGAGAAAACTAAGCGGTTCGAACAAGCCCAGCGTGACGAAAATGAGCATGCTGCCGCCTACGCTAAGGGCATGGAAGAGGATAGGAAACGTCGTGCCGAGCAAGCGGCTAAGAGGAAGGCTGCCGAGGAAGACCGCAAGAAGATGGATGAGGAGCGGGAAAAGAACCGTGAGCGCAAGATGCGCGCCATGGGCGCTAAGGAGGGTGGCTCTTGGGACGAGGGCAAGGAGGAGCGCATGAGAGAGGAGGACCGAAGAGGCTACAGGGGTGTTAGGGGGGTTGCAAACACACCATCGTGGGCGCAAGATCCGGCTGACGGCAATGAGCAGGCAAACGGTTACCGTGGCGGACGTcgtggtggaagaggaggattcgGTGGCGGAAGAGGTCGTGGGGGAGGTGATGGGTATGGAGGTCGTACCCTTTTCGAGCCGGACCCGGAGAACGAGACTGGTCAGCGTTTCTATCAGCGTGACAATAACCGAAACCGCGGCAGGGACTGGAAGGCGGATGGCCCAGCGGCCCCTCGTGCTGAACGCTCCGGGCCTGGGCCTGGTGCACCAAAAGCCGACAAACCGAAGTTGACCCCCGACGAGTTTCCTGCACTCCCCGGCAGCAAAGCCACCGCACCGCAAGTCAGCACAAGCGCCCCCCTATCTTTTGCTTCCTTGCCCCTCTCGCCTGCTGTGGGCAGATGGGATGATGAGGTGGAAGAAAGTATCTCGAAAAAAGCGGCACAGGCAAAGGAGGCGGCGAACGCGCAGGCGAAGTCAAAAGGAAACTAGAACCCTTCCTATGCGAGGCCTACCTTGGCTTCAACCGTTCGTTCCAATTCTCAGGACCCTCCTCGTATCAAGCCACCGTTAATGTCAACGACGCGCCCAAAAGGTCACCATGAATCTGATTCGCGAGACACAGTCAATAAAGAGCCGGCAGCGGAGCATGAGTCGACGAAACTGGCGAGGGTGAAGGGTTTCCTCTCAGTTCCAACCCAAGTAGTGGCTGGCCACCTAGGTCTTGAACCACCAAAGGTTGATGCCACTCTAACTTCAGATCAGATAGTCACTGCCCGCCAAACCCTTAAAACGCCGGTGGCCACTCCAGCGTTAGACAAGTTACCAGCCGGTCTCCAACATCTCGAACCGTCCAAGGCGGTCGGGGTACAAAGACGCCTCGAGCAATATCAAAGGGACCTCGAGGAAATGCAACAGAAAATCGCAGAGAGGGCAATAGAAACACCCGGGAGCCACAAAGCATCCCAGGTTTTGCCACTTACAGCAAGTAACAGAGCATTGCTGGATGTTCAATATATGAAAAGCGAGCACGTTGAAGATGAACAATCCTATCGCCATTATAACAACCCGGAAAACATTATAAAATGGGTAACAGAATCCGATATCACCCAAATGCGTCGGTGGAAGGGTCCCAACATGCATTCCGATGAGAATAATACGACACCAGAGGAGTAACTTGCCGTTGGTGACGACTCGGTGTATTTTTCCTCGGGAGGGCGACTTGTAGAGGGGTCCTGGAAACCACAGGCATTTTTTTTGGGCCGTAGAGGATGGAAGCGAGGTGTTTCTTTCATGTGATACGAAAAATGTCTAGACAACAGCGATTTTGTAAAAGCGAACAGACGAATTGATACCACAAGAATCTGAATTGAGATTGCTAGCCGGAACCGCAATTGATCATGCACAATGTAAAGGGTAACCCGAGTTATATCGCATTGATTGAAGTGTAATTGCTGGTAACGTCGATTCTATACCTGTCTGTGTGTTGCGCTCTCATGATATAACTAATAGCTTCTTTTCTCTACGCGGGCTGCAAAAATAAAGACCATAAAGGGACAAGCTCCGACTTCTTCAAATCCCAGGCTCGAATAGTGTAAAACGCCCCAACGCCCTTTCAATGCACATGATTCCGCCAGATCTTGGATCGTATCCATCTCCTTTCCCCGTTTCTTCCCTTAACATCGACGCCTCAAGCACCCTACCACCCACCACGTCTAGGACCACGCCCACGATaaccgccaccgccactCCTGGGTCCACGGCCTCTACCCCAATCATCATGTCGTCCACCAGGACCCGTTGGCACACCACccatatcatcatcaccaccaccgcccattCCCATGGGCCTCTGCCGTCCACGCATCTCCTTCGGGAATGCATCATACGTCTTCCGCATCTGCGCATATCCCAAATGCATCTTGCCAAAGAAGTGATCCGCCAGTCTGCGGTCATTATCCAACCGGGACAGGTACGCCCCGCACACGTCGCACACCTGCAGCTTCTGATGGCCTGACGGGCCACTCGTATCCGACAGCGCCTTcagctctctctccttctcctgcttcGCCGCTTGCGCCTGGCGCACCCTGAACAGCTCGTCATACGCCCTCCCCACTTCGCCCAGCTCTCCCAAGATCTCCACCTCCAACAGACCCGTCGCAATGGTCGTGC
Coding sequences:
- a CDS encoding U1 snRNP splicing complex subunit; its protein translation is MAAEQRKLLEQLMGGGISSRSAQLSLTDPKVCRSYLVGTCPHDLFTNTKQDLGPCSRVHSEALKAEYEALPEQEKKKYGFDYDYMRDLQKYIDECNRRIDAAQRRLEKTPDEIRQTNVLLKAISDLGTTIATGLLEVEILGELGEVGRAYDELFRVRQAQAAKQEKERELKALSDTSGPSGHQKLQVCDVCGAYLSRLDNDRRLADHFFGKMHLGYAQMRKTYDAFPKEMRGRQRPMGMGGGGDDDMGGVPTGPGGRHDDWGRGRGPRSGGGGYRGRGPRRGGW